GTATTGCTTCTCGTAAATCTGTAATTGTAAATCCAGCTTGTTGTAAGAGTGTAAAATATTGTTCGATGGTGCGGTGATATTTAATGACATCCTGTTCAATCCATGGTTCAATACGCTCTCCAGTTTTGAAATAATTGTCGATAAGCCAACTTGTTCTCTTACCGCTAGTTTGTAAACTCTCGAATGAAGAAGTAATAACAGGATGTTGAACGCTAAAAGTGAAGATGCCGTCGTTTTTTAAAGTTTGATAAACATTTTGAAAAATAATATCGAGATGTTCAATATAGTGCAGAGCGAGTCTAGATGTAACAAGGTCAAAAGTAGAAGAGGGATATGTATAGTCTTTGAGGTTTATAAAATGGACGATTCCATTTTTATTTTCTAGTTGTTTTATAGCTTCTGTATACATAAGGTGAGAGCCTTCAATACCGGTATAGGATAAACAACCTTTTTGTAATAACTCTACACCGAACTGGGCATCACCACATCCTAGATCAAGAATTGTCTTTTCTTTCACATCACCAATGAGCTGCAATAAGGCCGGTTTTTCGATTGTATCATTTGGATTATCATTTCGATATCTACGCTTCATGTACTGTTCAAAAAAAGAATCGTTATTATATACTTCAGATTCTGTAAATGCCATTTTCTCAGCTCCTGAAAACATTTTTTTCATTCTATCAAACAATTGAAGTAAATCATAGATTTCTTGTATTTAATCCTATATAATTAAAAGTTGTAAGCGTTTTCTTTAAGCTATTTTTCTATAATAAATTTCGAAAACGTGTTAAGCTAGTAGAGGGATTATTAGCATTATTAAGATAATAATCCGCTTACATGAACGATAGGGAGGCTTCACGATGTCTAGTAAAACACTCGCAAACTTTTTAGAAGAAAATTTAGAGGATTTAAAAGCAAAGGGGCTTTATAACGTAATTGATCCGCTAGAAAGTCCAAATGGACCAATCATTACAATTGGCGGGAAAGAATATATTAACTTATCTTCAAATAACTATCTTGGTTTAGCAACAGACAATCGTCTGCAAGAAGCAGCAATTGGTGCAATTCATAAATATGGTGTTGGTGCAGGGGCGGTACGTACAATTAATGGTACTCTTGATTTGCATATCAAATTAGAAGAAACAATTGCAAAGTTTAAACATACAGAAGCAGCGATTGCATATCAATCAGGATTTAACTGTAATATGGCAGCGATTTCAGCTGTTATGGATAAAAATGATGCGATTCTTTCTGATGAATTAAACCACGCGTCTATTATTGACGGTAGCCGCTTATCGAAAGCAAAAATTATCGTTTATAAACATTCTGATATGGAAGATTTACGCAAAAAAGCAATCGAAGCGAAAGAATCCGGTCTTTATAATAAATTAATGGTTATTACAGATGGCGTTTTCTCAATGGATGGTGATATTGCGAAACTACCAGAAATCGTTGAGATTGCAGAAGAGTTAGATTTAATGACATATGTAGATGATGCACATGGTTCAGGCGTACTTGGACAAGGTGCAGGGACTGTAAAACATTTTGGCCTTTCTGATAAAGTAGATTTCCAAATTGGTACATTATCAAAAGCAATTGGGGTAATTGGAGGATATGTAGCAGGGAAGCAAAACTTAATTGATTGGTTAAAAGTTCGTTCACGTCCATTCTTGTTCTCAACAGCTTTAACACCAGCGGATGCGGCGGCTTGTATGAGGTCTATTGAAATTTTAATGGAAAGTACAGAACTACATGACCGTTTATGGGAAAATGGCCGTTATTTAAAACAAGGTTTAAAAGAGTTAGGCTTTAACATTGGAGAAAGTGAAACACCAATTACACCTTGTATTATTGGCGATGAAGTATTAACACAAGAGTTTAGTAAACGTTTAAATGAAGAAGGCGTATACGCAAAA
This sequence is a window from Bacillus pseudomycoides DSM 12442. Protein-coding genes within it:
- a CDS encoding class I SAM-dependent DNA methyltransferase; translation: MAFTESEVYNNDSFFEQYMKRRYRNDNPNDTIEKPALLQLIGDVKEKTILDLGCGDAQFGVELLQKGCLSYTGIEGSHLMYTEAIKQLENKNGIVHFINLKDYTYPSSTFDLVTSRLALHYIEHLDIIFQNVYQTLKNDGIFTFSVQHPVITSSFESLQTSGKRTSWLIDNYFKTGERIEPWIEQDVIKYHRTIEQYFTLLQQAGFTITDLREAIPKRNHFQSEEEYTRRLRIPLFLLFSCKK
- a CDS encoding glycine C-acetyltransferase, whose protein sequence is MSSKTLANFLEENLEDLKAKGLYNVIDPLESPNGPIITIGGKEYINLSSNNYLGLATDNRLQEAAIGAIHKYGVGAGAVRTINGTLDLHIKLEETIAKFKHTEAAIAYQSGFNCNMAAISAVMDKNDAILSDELNHASIIDGSRLSKAKIIVYKHSDMEDLRKKAIEAKESGLYNKLMVITDGVFSMDGDIAKLPEIVEIAEELDLMTYVDDAHGSGVLGQGAGTVKHFGLSDKVDFQIGTLSKAIGVIGGYVAGKQNLIDWLKVRSRPFLFSTALTPADAAACMRSIEILMESTELHDRLWENGRYLKQGLKELGFNIGESETPITPCIIGDEVLTQEFSKRLNEEGVYAKSIVFPTVAKGTGRVRNMPTAAHTKEMLDEAIHKYEKVGKEMGII